One Trichormus variabilis 0441 genomic window, ATTGGTATTATTGGCGCAAATGGATCTGGTAAATCAACTTTATTGAAGATCATTTCTGGTATACTTCAACCAACGACTGGCACAGTCAGAGTCCGAGGGCAAGTTGCACCTTTGATTGAACTGGGTGCTGGTTTTGATGCAGAAATATCTGTAATGGATAATATTCTGCTCTATGGTGTATTACTGGGATTTTCGAGGGCTGAAATGAAAGAAAGGGCGAACTCAATATTGGAGTTTGCAGAATTGCAGGACTATGCTTTAGTTCCTGTAAAAGGTCTTTCTTCTGGTATGGTTGCTCGTTTAGGGTTTTCCATTGCCACAGATGTACAACCAAATATCTTAATTTTAGATGAGGTTTTATCGGTAGGAGATGAAAATTTTAAAAACAAATGCAAGCAAAGAATTGATAATTTTTGGAATGGGGATGCAACAGTTCTAGTAGTTTCCCATGATTTACAGTTTGTTAAACAATATTGTAATCAATTGGTTTGGTTATCTCATGGAAAGATAGAGTTTATAGGCGATGCAGGAGAAGCAATTCAAAATTATTTAAGTACATTAACATCCACATGAATATAAATATTAGGAATAGTAAGTTTCCTTTTATTAAATGTAATTGAACAATGAATATGTCAAGCCTAATAATTATAACCAATAATTATAATCCTTTAATTTAGGAGGGATTGCTGAACAACCTGTATTATGATTTTTTAAATAGTTAAGAATTTTAATTAATTTAATGAATTCATGGGTATATCTAAAGTTTTATTAACAAATCATCACCTAAAAAGCTACGCAGGTTCAGAACTTGTCACTCTCGATTTAGCAATTGAATTTCAACAAAAAGGCTGGTCAGTAACTGTTGCAACTTTCTTGTTTGGTGGTGATCTAGCAAGGCATTTTTATGCACGGGGTATAGATGTAGTTAATGTTTTAGAGAAACCTTTGACAGAAAATGAATTTGATTTAGTATGGGGTCATCATTTCCCCGTTTTAATTAAATGCTTAATAGAAGACTCTGTTAAAACAAAATATTTAGTTTTAAGTAGTTTATCTCCATATGAACCTTTGGAAGCAATTCCTTTTTTCTATTCTAAGTCTGATTTAATACTGTGTAATTCAGAAGAGACTAAGAAAGAAATCATAGAACAGAATCATTTACAAGAAATTGATAAGAATAAATTGTTCGTATTTAATAATTCTGTTCCTGCAAATTGGTTTAATCTACCAGTAGATATCAAGGAGACAGAGTTAAGAAAGGTAGGAGTGATTTCTAACCATCCACCAACAGAAGTTTTAACTGCTATAGATATATTAAAATCTAAAAATATAGATGTTGATTTAATAGGGATATTAGAAAGCCCTCAACTAGTAAATATTGATATTCTTAATTCATACGATGCAATCATAACTATTGGGCGTACTGTCCAGCATTGTATGGCTTTAGGAAAACCCGTGTTCTGCTACGATCATTTTGGTGGGCCTGGTTGGTTAACTCCAGATAACTTCAAACTTGCTGAGTGGTTTAACTATTCAGGAAGATGCTGTTACCAAAAAATGTCGGGTGAACAAATAGTAGAAAACTTAATTAATGGTTTTCTTGCAAATAATCAACACATACATTTTTTTAAAAACTACTCTTTGGAGAATTATTCACTAACAAGAAATGTTGAGAATGTTTTAAGTTGCATCAATAACATTAATAAAGATTACGTTGACTTTAATTCTGAGCAAGTAATTGGAAAGGTAGGAGAAGCTTACCGACGTGTATTTACTGAAAATGGTTTCTTAAAGCTTGAACGGGAGCGATCGCAGTCTCAACTGCAACAAACCCAGACAGAATTGGAGCGATCGCAGTCGCAACTACAACAAACTCAGACAGAATTGGAGCGATCGCAGTCGCAACTACAACAAACTCAGACAGAATTGGAGCGATCGCAGTCGCAACTACAACAAACCCAGACAGAACTGGAGCGATCGCAGTCGCAACTGCAACAAACCCAGACTGAGTTGACTTTGTCTCAGTCCCAGCTATATATAACTCAGACAAAGTTAGAACATTGGAAAAACCTCGTCTCTTGGATGGAAGGGAGTAAGTTTTGGAAGTTACGAGCCTTATCTTTGAGTATAAAGAAAGGAATAATAAATTTACCTATCCTTAAGCTTGCCTTTAACAGGTTGCCTGTTTTTCAGAAAAAAAACTATCCCATATTTATCAAACGTATAGGTAAGTGGCTCAAGCATCAGATCATGAACTTTCGTACTAGAAATGAATTCGCTGATGCACTATTAGCAAAAGTTTTACAAAATTTCTCTGGCTTTCCCGAATATAGTCAATGGATTAAAGATTATGAAGCAAAAGATGAAGAACTGACGCAACAAAAAAAGAATTCTTTATTATTCCATTATCAACCTGTATTAAGTATAGTTTTTCCCGTTTATAAACTACCACTAACCGTCTTACAAGAGACAATCAATAGTGTTATTCAACAAACTTACTCCAATTGGGAGCTATGTATTGCTTTTGCAGATATAGATAATTATCAAACCATTGATTATTTAAAAACCTTGAGTTTACAGGAAAAACGCATAAAACTTAAGGTAATGGCGGAAAATAAGGGAATTTCTGGTAACTCTAATGTATCTCTAGATATGGCTTCGGGCGAATTTGTAGCTTTGCTAGATCATGATGACTTGTTGGCACCTTTTGCATTTTATGAAGTCATCAGTGAATTGAACAAGCAACCCGATTTAGACTTTATTTACTCTGATAAAGACTGTATTAGTGCCAACAGCATGGTAAGGTCAAGGCTCTTACTCAAACCAGAGTGGAGTCCAGAAATCCTATATTCTGCTAATTATTTAACCCATCTGTGTATTGCTCGTCGCACACTTTTGGAAAAGATTGGTGGCTTTCGTCCAGAAACAGATGGCGCGCAAGACTGGGATTTATTTTTACGTATCACAGAAAATACATCACGTATCGCTCGAATTAATTCTGTGCTTTACCATTGGCGGATTATACAAGGTTCAACCTCCTTGGGAATAGATTCTAAGCCATATGCACTTGAAGGACAACTGCGATCTATCCAAGATCATCTTACTAGAACAAAATTGCCGGCCACAGTTTCACCACACCCTGAATCTGGTTTTCGCTTAGAATGGCAAGCCTCGCCTGCAACAGTATCAATTTATATTGATGGTGATGTACCTTGGGATTCTCTATTAGCTTGCATTAATGCTGTTGCCCAATTTTCTGACCCCAAATTACACAAAGCAAAAATTACTTTACCCGAACACACATATACTTCCAAAGCTACTGAAAGAGAAAATCTGATAAAAGCAATCAGTTTACCTATTGATTGGCTACCAATTAAAGAAGGAAATTCTAAATTAGTTACTTTAGCTAACAATATAAAACAAGATAAGACTGATGTAGTTGTGTTTGTATCAGGTCTTGTTAAGAGGTTTACCGAAGGATGGATACAAGAACTAAGCGGATGGGTGCTTAACCATCCAGATATTGGATTTGTGTCCTCACTTATTTTAACCGATAACAATTTAGTCGTAGAAGCTGGATTAGTTGTTGACAAATATGATAACGGCTCTCCCTTAATGCGAGGAAATTTCTTATATTCCTGGGATATATTTGGTGGGGCTTTATGGTACAGAAATTGTAGCGCTAGTTCTCCTTGGGCTATAGCTTTTAGTTATAAAAATTACTTAGAAGTCGGAGGATTATCTTCTAACTCTCCTTCTTTATCACACGCCATGATTAAGCTTTGTCAAGCTATTCGCGCAAATAATAAAAGAGGCTTAGTTAACCCTCATGCTCGCGCATTTTTGCAGGATTTACCAAAAAATGATATTCCGGAATTTGACGATTCTCTAGGAAATGATCCTTATTTTCATCCCGCCTTTGCTTCAGTTGTTCCTTTAAAATTAAGAGTTAAAAATGGTAAAAAAAATTAAATTACCCAAATTTCTCAAAGACATAATTAAGAAAAACATTATCGTAGATAGATATATAAGAGATGCTACCGCACTTGCGGGTATCATGGATTTCTCCTGTGCAGATATTTCTGAAATTCAGCAGCATCCAGAGCGAGTCAATCAATCAGGCAGTCAAACGATAAATTGGTATGTACCACCGTTTGAAAATGCCTTTTATGGTGGTGTTATGACCATACTCCGCACTGCTGACTATTTACATCAGCATGGAAAAATCAAACAAAGATTTTTAATTTGTGGAGATAGTAATGCTGAAGTGATGCTTACTAAGATTACTAACGCTTTTCCTAATTTGAATAGTGCTGAAGTAATCATTCTCAACTCCATAGAAGCTATTCAGAACATACCAGCATCAGACTTCTCAATAGCTACTCTTTGGACAACAGCTTATGTCTTATTAAAAGTAAAAAATACTGGCTTAAAATTCTATTTTATACAAGACTTTGAACCACTATTTTATCCTGCTGGATCAACTTACGCTCAAGCTGAGGCAACTTACCGTTTTGGGTTCTATGGAATTGCTAACACTATCAGTTTAAGAAAAATATATGAAACTGAATATACTGGCATAGCGACTCATTTCACACCATGCGTAGATACAAAAGTCTTTTATCCTGACAGTAGCCTTAAGAAAAATTCTACTCCCAAGCGCGTATTCTTTTATGGAAGACCAGGACATCCGCGTAATGGATTTGAGTTAGCAGTTGAAGCAATGCGTAAGCTGAAAACCCGTTATGGTTCTCAGATAGAAATCTTATCTGCTGGTGCTGATTGGAAGCCTAAAGAATATGGTTTAGAAGGAGTTATAGAAAACCTGGGACTCTTAAGTTATGAAGAAACAGGCAATCTATATCGTTCTTGCCATGTTGGACTTTCAATGATGATGACCAAACACCCATCTTATTTACCTTTTGAGATGATGGCTTGTGGTGTATTGGTTGTATCGAATATTAATTCAAGTACTCAGTGGTTATTGAAAGACAGGGAAAATTGTTTATTATCCCATCCTAGCGCTAGTTGTATCGCTGAAACAATATCAGAAGCTATTGATAAGTATGATGAGTTTGATGTAATTAGAAACAATGCAATTAATTGTATTAAAGATAACCATGCTGACTGGTCTGTTGAGATTAAAAAAATCCACGATTTTATTCAAAGTCAATAAATCACCATCTGTGAGTAAAGATCAAATCTATCTAAATTAATTTAATTCCGTACTTGAAAAGTATGATAGTACTTAAATACGAATTAATAAACTAATTGATGTTTTTTTAATGGCAACCCATATTATAAAAAATCAAAGTAATCTGAACTGGCTATATCTTCATATAGCAATGTTTATCATTGGATTCATATTAATTATAACTAGGCGACCAGATGCAATTTTAAATCCTCAATTTTGGGCAGAAGACGGAACTATATTTTATGCCCAAGCTTACAATGATGGTATTTTGAAATCATTGTTTTCTCCCTATGCAGGATATCTACATACTGTTCCCAGGTTAACTGCTGCTTTCAGTATGTTTTTCTCTTTAAAAGCAGCACCCCTTGTGTTCAATGTAATTGCGATTACAATTCAAATTCTGCCAGTTAATTTTCTAATCTCATCGAGATTTTCTAAGTTAATCCCCAAGCTCAATCATAGAATCGCCTTATCATTACTTTATTTAGCTTTACCTGGATGCTATGAGATTAATGCAAATCTTACTAATGCACAATGGCATCTAGCACTTTTAGTATTTATGGCAATGATTGCTCAATCTTTGCAATTATTACTTAATTTATTCGATGTTATCCTAATTTTTGTTGGCGGATTAACAGGGCCATTTGCAATTATAATGATACCTGCTATTTTATTTTTTGGCATTTATAAAAAAAAGAACAATATTAGAATTAATAAATTATTTTACACAAAATTTTGGGTTTTAACAGCCACAGCAATAATTCAAATATTAATTATTTTTACTGATAAAAGAGGGCAAGAGAGGATCAACGGATTAGATGCAAGCTTTCTATCTTTAGATTCTGTATCTACAATTGCAAAAATTTTGATAAATCATCTGTTTTTAATATCAATTTTGGGAACTAAAATGACAGATCATCTAGTCAAGAATTTCCCATTATACCTATATATAATCGTCGGTATATTAGCATTAATTGTAGGGACTACTATTATAGTTTATGTATTAATGAGATCACCTCTAGAACTAAGATCATTTTTTGTATTTGCTGCTCTAATTCCTTTTACTGTTCTACTTTCAGAGTTTCCAAACATCAATGATTTTGCGCTGGTTGGTTTTGGTGGACGCTACTGGTTTAATTTAACACTGGCTTTTTGTGTAGGAATTTTATGGTTTTACTGCCACATAAGTAATAAAAATAAAAGTAATTATATTTTACAGATAGGCACACTAATTGTCTTGTTACTGATGTTACTTGGCATAGTGAGTGATTGGCAGCATCCTCCTTTTACTGATTTTAAGTTTGCTGAATATGCTGACAAATTTACGGAATTAGCACCTAGAGAAAAAATAACAATTCCCATAAATCCAAGTTGGTCTATGGAACTAATAAAACATTAGTTAATATTGAATGTTGATTAAGTTCATTGCAGAATATTATCCTTGATTAATTTTTGGGGAGTTTGAGTAAATTTAATATGCAAAAAAACTGATATGAAAATATTTAAATTTCTGCTTGGTGGTAGTTTAGCAGCAGCACTAAATCTATTACTGATTTTTTTACTGGTTGAAAAGCTCAACTTCAACACTCCCTTATTACGAAATATTGCCAATGTAATATCAATTGAAATTTCCTTAATATTTAGTTTTTTTGTATACAGAACTTGGGTATGGACTGGTGGTGTTTGGAATCTTAGAGAAGTATTCTTACGTCAACTACCTCTTTATCATGTTTCTGCTGGACTAGCAGTTTTTACGCGTGTTTTCTTGATTTTTCCGATTTTAGATTGGTTGCAGGTTAACTATGCAGTTAATACTGTAATAGGCGCACTTTTGAGCGCATCTATTAATTATTTTATTAGTGATAGTTTTGTATTTAAAACACCAAGAAAACAAAATCGAGATGATTTACAAGGAGAAATCCCTTTAGATACATATTATCCAGAAGCATTAGCTCCAGCTATATCAATCGGATCAAAATCAAAGCAATCTGAATCGAAAGTTGTAGATGTTTCTAAAACTATTACTACTTTATCAATAGTCATTCCAGCCTACAATGAAGAAGATTGCATAGTGCAAACAATACAAACTATTAGCAAAACCTTAGAAATTGAACAAATAGATTATGAAATTTTAGTTGTTAACGATAATAGTAGGGATAGAACTGAAGAATTATTGCAGCAAATTACTTCACATAATAGTAAACTACGTTATGTGAATAATTATTATCCTAATGGCTTTGGCTTTGCGGTTCGCTGTGGTTTGGAGAACTTCACAGGGGATGCTGTAGCTGTGGTTATGGCAGATAGTTCAGATGCACCAGAGGATATAGTATCCTACTTCCATAAGCTACAAGAGGGTTATGATTGCGTTTTTGGTTCTCGCTTTATTAAAGGTGGTAAAGTAATTGATTATCCTGGTCACAAACTAGTTGTGAATCGTTTAGCAAACTTATTTATTCAAATCTTATTTAGTTTGAAATTTAATGATATTACTAATGCCTTTAAAGTTTATCGAAAGGAAGTAATTGAAGGTATTTCTCCCTTAATATCTCATCACTTTAACTTAACGGTAGAATTGCCTCTTAAAGCTATAGTTAGAGGTTACTCCTTTACAACTATTCCTATAATTTGGAGAAATAGAACCACAGGTGTTTCTAAGCTCAAACTAAAAGAAATGGGTAGTCGATATTTGTTTATAGTTCTCTACATTTGGTTAGAAAAACACCTGTCCCGTGGAGATTACCATCTCAGTAAAAAAAGAACTGTCGTTAAATCAAAGGCTGAATCGAATGGCTGAACGTGTTTTAATTTTAGGAGGGGCTGGTTTTATTGGCAGTTCTTTAGCAATCAGTCTCAAACAACAGCATCCTTCATGGAAAATCAGTTGTTTTGATAATTTACGGAGACGAGGTTCAGAATTAAATCTGACTAGATTCAAAAAATCAGGAATTGAGTTTATTCACGGTGATATTCGCTCTTCTAGCGATTTAGAACCCGGAATGTTCAATATCGATACTATTATTGACTGTTCTGCTGAACCTTCTGTTCTTGCAGGATTTTC contains:
- a CDS encoding glycosyltransferase, whose protein sequence is MGISKVLLTNHHLKSYAGSELVTLDLAIEFQQKGWSVTVATFLFGGDLARHFYARGIDVVNVLEKPLTENEFDLVWGHHFPVLIKCLIEDSVKTKYLVLSSLSPYEPLEAIPFFYSKSDLILCNSEETKKEIIEQNHLQEIDKNKLFVFNNSVPANWFNLPVDIKETELRKVGVISNHPPTEVLTAIDILKSKNIDVDLIGILESPQLVNIDILNSYDAIITIGRTVQHCMALGKPVFCYDHFGGPGWLTPDNFKLAEWFNYSGRCCYQKMSGEQIVENLINGFLANNQHIHFFKNYSLENYSLTRNVENVLSCINNINKDYVDFNSEQVIGKVGEAYRRVFTENGFLKLERERSQSQLQQTQTELERSQSQLQQTQTELERSQSQLQQTQTELERSQSQLQQTQTELERSQSQLQQTQTELTLSQSQLYITQTKLEHWKNLVSWMEGSKFWKLRALSLSIKKGIINLPILKLAFNRLPVFQKKNYPIFIKRIGKWLKHQIMNFRTRNEFADALLAKVLQNFSGFPEYSQWIKDYEAKDEELTQQKKNSLLFHYQPVLSIVFPVYKLPLTVLQETINSVIQQTYSNWELCIAFADIDNYQTIDYLKTLSLQEKRIKLKVMAENKGISGNSNVSLDMASGEFVALLDHDDLLAPFAFYEVISELNKQPDLDFIYSDKDCISANSMVRSRLLLKPEWSPEILYSANYLTHLCIARRTLLEKIGGFRPETDGAQDWDLFLRITENTSRIARINSVLYHWRIIQGSTSLGIDSKPYALEGQLRSIQDHLTRTKLPATVSPHPESGFRLEWQASPATVSIYIDGDVPWDSLLACINAVAQFSDPKLHKAKITLPEHTYTSKATERENLIKAISLPIDWLPIKEGNSKLVTLANNIKQDKTDVVVFVSGLVKRFTEGWIQELSGWVLNHPDIGFVSSLILTDNNLVVEAGLVVDKYDNGSPLMRGNFLYSWDIFGGALWYRNCSASSPWAIAFSYKNYLEVGGLSSNSPSLSHAMIKLCQAIRANNKRGLVNPHARAFLQDLPKNDIPEFDDSLGNDPYFHPAFASVVPLKLRVKNGKKN
- a CDS encoding ABC transporter ATP-binding protein; translated protein: MEVIRLDKVSLWRRTQEEFSYDLKKTLLSLIEGKYRKPAKKLVLDNVDLVVEKGDKIGIIGANGSGKSTLLKIISGILQPTTGTVRVRGQVAPLIELGAGFDAEISVMDNILLYGVLLGFSRAEMKERANSILEFAELQDYALVPVKGLSSGMVARLGFSIATDVQPNILILDEVLSVGDENFKNKCKQRIDNFWNGDATVLVVSHDLQFVKQYCNQLVWLSHGKIEFIGDAGEAIQNYLSTLTST
- a CDS encoding glycosyltransferase; protein product: MVKKIKLPKFLKDIIKKNIIVDRYIRDATALAGIMDFSCADISEIQQHPERVNQSGSQTINWYVPPFENAFYGGVMTILRTADYLHQHGKIKQRFLICGDSNAEVMLTKITNAFPNLNSAEVIILNSIEAIQNIPASDFSIATLWTTAYVLLKVKNTGLKFYFIQDFEPLFYPAGSTYAQAEATYRFGFYGIANTISLRKIYETEYTGIATHFTPCVDTKVFYPDSSLKKNSTPKRVFFYGRPGHPRNGFELAVEAMRKLKTRYGSQIEILSAGADWKPKEYGLEGVIENLGLLSYEETGNLYRSCHVGLSMMMTKHPSYLPFEMMACGVLVVSNINSSTQWLLKDRENCLLSHPSASCIAETISEAIDKYDEFDVIRNNAINCIKDNHADWSVEIKKIHDFIQSQ
- a CDS encoding glycosyltransferase, with the translated sequence MKIFKFLLGGSLAAALNLLLIFLLVEKLNFNTPLLRNIANVISIEISLIFSFFVYRTWVWTGGVWNLREVFLRQLPLYHVSAGLAVFTRVFLIFPILDWLQVNYAVNTVIGALLSASINYFISDSFVFKTPRKQNRDDLQGEIPLDTYYPEALAPAISIGSKSKQSESKVVDVSKTITTLSIVIPAYNEEDCIVQTIQTISKTLEIEQIDYEILVVNDNSRDRTEELLQQITSHNSKLRYVNNYYPNGFGFAVRCGLENFTGDAVAVVMADSSDAPEDIVSYFHKLQEGYDCVFGSRFIKGGKVIDYPGHKLVVNRLANLFIQILFSLKFNDITNAFKVYRKEVIEGISPLISHHFNLTVELPLKAIVRGYSFTTIPIIWRNRTTGVSKLKLKEMGSRYLFIVLYIWLEKHLSRGDYHLSKKRTVVKSKAESNG